A region from the SAR86 cluster bacterium genome encodes:
- a CDS encoding NAD(P)-binding domain-containing protein: MNLHKSDFKICVVGLGYVGLPLAARFSLKEFDVIGFDINKKRVDGLKNNIDSN, from the coding sequence ATGAATCTTCATAAAAGTGATTTTAAAATTTGTGTAGTTGGTTTGGGATATGTTGGATTGCCGCTTGCTGCAAGGTTTTCATTAAAGGAATTCGATGTTATTGGCTTTGATATTAATAAAAAGAGAGTTGATGGGCTTAAAAATAATATAGATAGTAATTAA
- a CDS encoding integration host factor subunit beta, translating to MSKKKQKSFNRSDIEQALSEEFHELSKLQISIAIDTIIDSIVEAVAFDKKVEIRGFGTFSKKHIRPRKFINPKTKEISYLGETSTMHFKPSKSLIQK from the coding sequence GTGAGTAAAAAAAAACAAAAATCTTTTAATCGTTCTGACATTGAACAAGCTTTATCTGAAGAATTTCACGAACTAAGTAAACTTCAAATATCAATTGCAATCGATACTATAATAGACTCTATCGTTGAAGCAGTAGCTTTTGATAAGAAAGTAGAGATAAGAGGATTTGGTACATTTTCAAAGAAACATATAAGACCAAGAAAATTTATTAATCCTAAAACTAAAGAAATATCATATTTAGGTGAAACATCTACCATGCATTTCAAACCATCAAAATCATTGATACAAAAGTAA
- a CDS encoding Wzz/FepE/Etk N-terminal domain-containing protein, which translates to MDNYDDDHINILEFFETLWKGKFTICITVFLFSISSVFFALSLQDYYRSSSLLSVNQDSNSLGGLSSMASEYGSIASFAGISLPSQSGSKKDLVLATLNSRVFLERLLKNDWVLPGLYAQTSYNKSTQEIKYDNSLYDSISKVWKKDIQTNKSLKPSLLDAHIKYKNLLNIEENNSNGFIKIEIEHISPFYAKELIDLIIDEINLMIREQDLLESSNALGYLENQISKTQVAEIRNSINKMIEGQMKTQMLAKIKTDYSLSQIDPPYVPEKKSRPTRSVICIIGAVLGFAFGIFIVLFKHYILNLNRVKN; encoded by the coding sequence ATGGATAATTATGATGACGATCATATAAACATACTAGAATTTTTCGAAACACTTTGGAAAGGAAAGTTTACAATTTGTATTACAGTTTTTTTATTTTCGATTTCTTCAGTGTTTTTTGCTTTGTCTTTACAAGATTACTATAGATCATCAAGCTTACTTTCTGTAAATCAGGATTCAAATAGCCTTGGTGGATTATCTTCTATGGCATCAGAATACGGCTCAATAGCATCTTTTGCTGGGATATCGCTTCCTTCTCAATCTGGTAGCAAAAAAGATTTAGTATTAGCCACATTAAATTCAAGAGTTTTTTTGGAAAGGCTTTTAAAAAATGATTGGGTTTTGCCAGGACTATATGCTCAAACCTCATATAACAAATCTACACAAGAAATTAAATATGATAATTCTTTATATGACTCAATTTCCAAAGTTTGGAAAAAAGATATTCAAACAAACAAATCATTAAAACCTTCGTTACTTGATGCACATATTAAATATAAAAATTTGCTTAATATTGAAGAAAATAACTCCAATGGTTTCATCAAGATAGAGATAGAGCATATATCTCCTTTTTATGCAAAAGAGCTTATAGACCTGATTATAGATGAGATTAATCTTATGATACGCGAGCAAGATTTACTTGAATCATCCAATGCACTCGGTTATCTTGAAAATCAGATTAGTAAGACACAAGTTGCTGAAATTAGGAATTCTATAAATAAAATGATAGAAGGGCAGATGAAGACCCAAATGTTAGCAAAAATTAAAACAGATTATTCTCTATCGCAAATAGATCCGCCTTATGTGCCTGAAAAAAAATCAAGACCAACTAGAAGTGTAATATGCATTATTGGCGCAGTTTTAGGTTTTGCTTTTGGTATTTTCATTGTTCTATTTAAGCATTACATTTTGAACTTAAATAGGGTAAAAAATTAA
- the pyrF gene encoding orotidine-5'-phosphate decarboxylase, whose amino-acid sequence MSKPIIVAVDETQLNSFKQIVDCLDNKLCMIKVGSVSFNAIGHEAINYVAAKGFEIFLDLKLHDIPNTVEKSIQGLISLPICMMTIHTSGGLEMMKVAKKAVQGKDIKIFGVIALTSLSDKDTNTIFKRTASEQVKAMLDLVQEAQIDGVVCSPHELEIVVERKSLLSITPGIRFSKSADDQNRVMSPKDAFLKGANYIVVGRPITNAPNISLALQEIYNSIE is encoded by the coding sequence ATGTCAAAACCTATCATTGTTGCGGTTGATGAAACTCAACTGAATTCCTTCAAGCAAATAGTTGATTGCCTTGATAACAAATTATGTATGATCAAAGTAGGTAGTGTAAGCTTTAATGCCATAGGACACGAGGCAATAAATTATGTTGCTGCCAAGGGATTTGAAATTTTCTTAGATCTTAAATTACACGATATACCAAATACTGTTGAAAAATCTATACAGGGGCTAATTTCATTGCCGATTTGCATGATGACTATTCACACATCTGGTGGTCTCGAAATGATGAAAGTCGCTAAGAAAGCTGTTCAAGGTAAGGATATTAAAATATTTGGTGTGATAGCCTTAACTAGTTTGTCAGATAAGGATACTAACACTATATTCAAAAGAACTGCCTCTGAGCAAGTTAAGGCGATGCTGGATTTAGTTCAAGAGGCGCAAATTGATGGAGTGGTTTGCTCGCCACATGAGCTTGAAATAGTTGTTGAAAGAAAATCATTGCTGTCTATAACCCCGGGAATCAGATTTTCTAAATCTGCAGATGATCAAAACAGAGTTATGAGTCCAAAAGACGCTTTTTTAAAGGGTGCTAATTATATTGTTGTTGGAAGGCCCATCACTAATGCACCAAATATAAGTTTAGCTCTTCAAGAAATCTATAATTCAATAGAGTAG
- the cmk gene encoding (d)CMP kinase: MKNNIITIDGPSASGKGTLARALSKEFKFHLLDSGLLYRTYAFLKLNGIDGIDLVNEIKNKFVFDTSKREIVILYQNIEITNKIRSEKIAKIASEISTIDKTRQDLLAIQRSFYKLPGLVADGRDMGTVVFPEAKVKLFLDASVNERANRRFQELQNRGQEVNMRDLIDDIEKRDDMDKTRTLSPLMPADEATIIDSSKMSSEEVLSFTKKLIKRKIFK, encoded by the coding sequence ATGAAAAATAATATTATTACCATTGACGGACCATCTGCATCTGGAAAGGGGACACTTGCTAGAGCTCTTTCAAAAGAATTTAAATTTCATTTGCTTGATAGCGGTCTTTTATATAGGACATACGCTTTTTTGAAATTAAATGGAATAGATGGCATAGATTTGGTAAATGAGATTAAAAATAAATTTGTGTTCGACACATCTAAAAGAGAAATAGTTATTCTGTATCAAAATATTGAAATTACCAATAAAATTAGAAGTGAAAAGATAGCAAAAATTGCATCTGAAATAAGCACTATCGATAAAACAAGGCAGGACCTTTTAGCTATTCAGAGATCTTTTTATAAGCTCCCTGGACTTGTTGCAGATGGAAGAGACATGGGAACCGTAGTATTTCCTGAGGCAAAGGTTAAACTTTTCCTAGACGCATCCGTAAATGAAAGGGCAAATAGAAGATTTCAAGAGTTGCAGAATCGTGGTCAAGAAGTTAATATGCGCGATCTGATTGATGATATTGAAAAAAGAGATGATATGGATAAAACACGAACTTTATCACCTTTAATGCCTGCAGATGAAGCAACTATTATTGATTCATCAAAAATGTCGTCAGAAGAAGTATTGAGCTTTACTAAAAAGCTCATAAAAAGGAAAATATTTAAATGA
- a CDS encoding mannose-1-phosphate guanylyltransferase/mannose-6-phosphate isomerase: MKKVTVILSGGSGSRLWPVSRRTFPKPFMEVSGKTLLEHTIDRAKLVSNNLVIVTNQDHYFLTKDLVDAMGIDMNITYILEPVGRNTAPAITLASMIVKEKFGKDTSCLVLPSDHLIGDLPKFEENVSSAFNECSNGSIVVFGIKPTFPETGYGYIEVNEISNEIQKAKRFIEKPSLDRANKYLKSEKHFWNSGMFCFSVKSILNNINIHAKDIHNSSLETHKNVINEDSIYRFDDKIFMNMPDESIDYAVMEKSDDVTLIPVSFSWSDVGSWDSLSQEYDKDKNDNSIGSSNNANILNIDSSNIHVHSESHIKKVIATAGVDDLSIIDTHDALLVAKKSESHKVKHIVETLQNGNDFFKEKFDLPSTVRRPWGTYTTLIFEDGYQVKKITVKPEQQLSLQYHHKRAEHWVVVRGTALVQVGEDEYETSVGVHRHIPLGDKHRLTNIGKDELILIEVQYGSYLGEDDIVRLDDNYGRV, encoded by the coding sequence ATGAAAAAAGTAACTGTAATTTTATCAGGTGGCTCTGGTTCGAGATTATGGCCTGTTTCAAGAAGAACATTTCCAAAACCTTTCATGGAAGTTTCTGGCAAAACTTTGTTGGAGCATACAATTGATCGAGCTAAGCTTGTCAGTAATAATTTGGTAATTGTTACTAATCAAGATCATTATTTTTTAACTAAAGACCTTGTAGATGCCATGGGCATTGACATGAATATAACATACATACTTGAGCCAGTTGGAAGGAATACTGCTCCAGCAATTACCCTTGCTTCTATGATAGTAAAAGAAAAATTTGGAAAGGATACGTCATGTTTGGTACTTCCATCAGACCATCTAATTGGAGACTTACCAAAATTTGAAGAAAATGTTTCAAGTGCATTTAATGAGTGTTCTAATGGCTCAATAGTTGTATTCGGCATAAAGCCAACATTTCCTGAAACGGGCTATGGTTATATCGAAGTCAATGAAATCTCCAATGAGATTCAAAAAGCTAAACGTTTTATTGAAAAACCCTCATTAGATAGAGCAAATAAGTATTTAAAAAGTGAAAAGCATTTCTGGAATAGTGGTATGTTTTGCTTTTCAGTTAAATCGATACTGAATAATATTAATATTCATGCAAAAGATATACACAATAGCAGTCTTGAGACTCATAAAAATGTCATTAATGAAGATAGTATCTACAGATTTGATGACAAAATTTTTATGAATATGCCCGATGAGAGTATTGATTATGCGGTTATGGAGAAATCAGATGATGTTACCTTAATTCCAGTTTCATTTTCATGGTCGGATGTAGGCTCTTGGGATTCATTAAGTCAAGAATATGATAAAGACAAAAATGATAACTCCATTGGAAGCTCCAATAACGCTAACATATTAAATATTGATTCATCAAATATACATGTTCATAGTGAAAGTCACATTAAGAAAGTTATTGCTACCGCAGGTGTAGATGATTTATCAATTATTGATACTCATGACGCTTTGCTGGTAGCTAAAAAATCTGAAAGTCATAAAGTAAAGCACATAGTTGAAACTCTTCAAAATGGTAATGATTTTTTTAAGGAAAAATTTGATCTACCATCAACAGTAAGACGACCATGGGGAACATATACGACACTTATTTTTGAAGATGGCTATCAAGTTAAGAAAATTACTGTGAAGCCAGAACAACAACTTAGTTTGCAATACCATCATAAAAGAGCAGAGCACTGGGTTGTTGTTAGAGGTACAGCCCTTGTTCAAGTTGGCGAAGATGAATATGAGACCTCAGTCGGAGTTCATAGGCACATACCTTTAGGCGACAAACATAGACTTACCAATATTGGTAAAGATGAATTGATATTAATAGAAGTCCAATATGGATCATATTTAGGTGAAGACGATATAGTGCGCTTAGATGACAATTATGGTCGCGTATAA
- the pgsA gene encoding CDP-diacylglycerol--glycerol-3-phosphate 3-phosphatidyltransferase: MTTFINILTFSRIVLAAIIFLFLMSSDGYLIALILFFVASITDYFDGYLARKYNAVSQIGEILDPIADKILILFVLFGLAINLSSYLIGFTGALIITREIWVGALRDMNARNGRSEATKVTFLAKIKTLIQLFTISIYLLGLAANSMLMIVIGDVFLFISLFITLYTGFLYTINSLKLDESS; this comes from the coding sequence ATGACCACCTTCATTAATATATTGACATTTTCAAGAATAGTCCTTGCAGCTATTATTTTCCTTTTTCTTATGTCTTCAGATGGATACTTAATTGCTCTTATTTTATTTTTTGTAGCCAGTATCACTGATTACTTTGACGGGTATCTTGCAAGAAAATACAATGCAGTTTCGCAGATTGGAGAAATTTTAGATCCTATTGCTGACAAAATATTAATTCTTTTTGTATTATTTGGTTTGGCTATAAATTTATCAAGCTACTTAATAGGCTTTACAGGCGCATTAATTATTACAAGAGAAATCTGGGTAGGCGCTCTAAGAGATATGAATGCAAGAAATGGTAGAAGCGAAGCTACTAAAGTTACTTTCCTTGCAAAAATAAAAACTTTAATACAATTGTTCACTATCTCTATTTATCTTTTAGGACTTGCTGCTAATAGTATGTTAATGATAGTCATCGGAGACGTATTTTTATTCATATCATTGTTTATAACTTTATACACAGGTTTTTTATATACCATTAATTCTCTTAAGCTTGATGAATCTTCATAA
- the uvrC gene encoding excinuclease ABC subunit UvrC — protein MVLALEKFLSKSICIKMAVDLKQVPSTPGVYKFFSKTEIIYIGKAKNLKKRVTSYFGNSFKDRKTSQIKFLTDKIETFTTKNEVEALLLEQALIKENKPKFNILLRDDKTYPYIYFSLDHNYPGIYLKRTKKAVNSNYYGPFVSSGAVKKSIKEIQKIFKLRNCNDSTFSNRSRPCIEFQMKRCSAPCVNNIKKIDYNEDVESAKSYLSSSDTQTIRRLKEDIQKASNELDFEKAADIRDRLKRIELIREEQSVVTVASDIDIFSIHSENNYIGISIIVVRKGKIRGTKTHLVKKAFFESIHSIYEMAIINFYDSQLDIPKKVLCTNTLKNKKLICEVLKRKFNANVLITKSPSKSIRPIYNLCKLNAKQIIENHLSKSDKYDFAFDELKNHIGQKKDIKKIEAYDVSHISGDHAVASCVVFSNLGALKKDYRLFNIPKTLSGNDVGSLQHVLERRIKYYENPKIKPDVILIDGGRNQLNFTQSVIDSSEYDDIKIISIVKGSNRVRATETILSNDGIIELEKYSKAYLLLQEIRDESHRFAITAQRKKKRGNIKKSRLDKINGIGDVLKKRLILKYKKIKSIKDANIEDLMTVKGINAKIAMLLKKEL, from the coding sequence ATGGTGTTAGCGCTGGAAAAATTCTTATCAAAAAGTATTTGCATCAAAATGGCGGTTGATCTTAAACAAGTCCCATCAACACCTGGCGTATATAAATTTTTTAGCAAAACTGAAATCATTTATATCGGAAAAGCAAAAAATTTAAAAAAAAGGGTTACAAGTTATTTTGGTAACTCTTTTAAAGATAGAAAAACTTCACAAATAAAATTTTTAACAGACAAAATTGAGACTTTTACTACCAAAAATGAAGTTGAGGCACTGCTGCTAGAACAAGCACTAATCAAAGAAAATAAACCAAAGTTTAATATTTTGTTAAGAGATGATAAAACATACCCTTATATATATTTTTCTTTGGATCATAATTATCCAGGTATATATTTAAAAAGAACAAAAAAAGCAGTTAACTCAAATTATTATGGCCCCTTTGTTAGCTCGGGAGCTGTCAAAAAATCTATTAAAGAAATTCAAAAAATTTTTAAACTCAGAAACTGTAATGACTCTACTTTTTCTAATAGGTCGAGGCCTTGTATAGAATTTCAAATGAAGAGGTGTTCAGCACCATGTGTAAATAACATTAAAAAAATTGATTATAATGAAGATGTTGAATCTGCAAAATCATACCTGTCTTCATCTGACACTCAGACTATTCGGCGCTTAAAAGAAGATATCCAAAAAGCATCTAATGAATTAGATTTTGAAAAAGCAGCTGATATAAGAGATAGATTAAAAAGAATTGAGCTTATACGTGAAGAACAATCTGTAGTTACAGTTGCAAGTGATATAGATATATTCTCTATCCATTCTGAAAATAACTATATAGGTATTTCAATAATAGTAGTTAGAAAAGGGAAAATTAGAGGAACAAAAACCCATCTTGTTAAAAAAGCTTTTTTTGAATCTATTCATTCCATTTATGAAATGGCAATTATTAATTTCTATGACTCTCAACTAGATATTCCCAAGAAAGTTTTGTGCACTAACACTCTTAAAAACAAAAAATTAATTTGTGAGGTATTAAAAAGAAAATTCAATGCAAATGTTTTAATTACTAAAAGTCCAAGCAAATCTATTCGACCTATTTACAACTTGTGCAAGCTTAATGCAAAACAAATAATTGAAAATCATTTAAGCAAGTCAGACAAATATGATTTTGCATTTGATGAATTAAAAAATCATATAGGACAAAAAAAGGACATAAAAAAAATTGAAGCATATGATGTTAGTCATATTTCAGGAGACCATGCTGTTGCATCTTGTGTAGTATTCTCAAATCTAGGAGCACTAAAAAAAGATTATAGGCTCTTCAACATACCTAAGACCTTATCTGGTAATGATGTAGGCTCACTTCAGCATGTTCTTGAACGAAGAATAAAATATTATGAAAATCCTAAAATAAAACCAGACGTTATTCTTATTGATGGAGGAAGAAACCAACTTAATTTCACTCAGTCAGTTATAGATAGTTCTGAATATGATGATATAAAAATCATATCTATAGTTAAGGGATCTAACAGAGTTCGCGCTACAGAAACAATTTTATCCAATGATGGAATTATTGAGTTAGAAAAGTATTCAAAGGCGTACCTCTTATTACAAGAAATCAGAGATGAGTCTCATAGATTTGCTATTACAGCTCAAAGAAAGAAAAAAAGAGGAAATATAAAGAAGTCAAGATTGGATAAAATTAATGGAATAGGTGATGTTCTCAAAAAAAGGTTAATCTTAAAATATAAAAAGATTAAAAGTATAAAAGATGCAAATATTGAGGATTTAATGACTGTTAAGGGTATTAATGCCAAAATAGCTATGTTACTAAAAAAAGAATTATAA